From the Lepus europaeus isolate LE1 chromosome 14, mLepTim1.pri, whole genome shotgun sequence genome, the window TAAGCTCTGCCGATGGCCTCAGCCTCGGAGGCTCCAGGGGACCCGGGGTGGGGTGTGCCTTGCCCCTTGCTTGCTGTTTTGGACCGCAGGCGTGAAGCAGAAGACCGAGGGCACCCTGAAGGACCTGCAGAAGCACTTCCGCGGGAAGTGGCTGGCCAACATGCAGACTCTCACCTGGGTAACCTCGCTCAGCACCAGGCCCGGCCGCCTACGTGGGGAGCACCGGCccgggaggcagagagggggagggagccaAGGGGTCCAGCTGGGGCCCTGAAGGAGCCATCTCCTACATGGGGAAGGGCCTCCCAAGTTCAAGGCCTCCCCCCAGCTGCGCTTGAGCCGTCGGAGCGCTGGGTCCCTGAGGGTTTTTAAAGAGAAGCGGCTCAGCCTCTCCTGCTCCTGCGGATTGTGCCTGGGGCCTCACTCGGCGCTGCCACGCCGGAACCCCGGGAGGTCCCTCTGCGCTTTCCTCCCCTGCTGTCCTCTCCAGTCCAACCCCaggcctgtccactctgcctcggctctgccccagccctgcgaTGGCCGGTCTGGTCCATCCGCCTTCCGCTtgagccccagggcctttgcacagcctCCTCCTTAGCAGCATCTGTTTCCACTCTGTCCCCGCCACCCCCGCCCTGTACACCATTTCTAAGCCAGACTCATCCCATTATTCCCCTTCAGGCTTGCCCTGACTTCCTGCTAGCCGCTAGCCTTGTTCCAAATCCACAGTTtgggttatttctttttttcaagatttatttatttatttgaaagtcagagttagagagagagagagaggtcttccatccgctggttcattccccagatggccacagcagccagggctggaccaggccgaacccaggagccaggagcttcttcctggtctcccacacgggtacatgggcctaagcacctgggccatcttctgctgctttcccaggccattagcagggagctggatcggaagaggagcagccaggactcgaacaggtgcccataggggatgctggtgtcacaggcagcagcttacctgccACGCCGCAGCGCTAGCCCCCAAACCACGCTTCTTTATTTGGCCCACAGCCCCTTCACGGTACGGCCCCTGCTGTATCGGACCTGCCGAATCGTGCCTCAATTTCCCTGTTCCACCTGGCCCCAGTCTCCTCTTCAAGACGCAGTAGCCAGACCGAAATTCTCTGCACTCCAGGCCTTTGCACATTCTGTTCCCTCTGTCGTCCCTTCCCCTTTCCCTGGGGAATGGGTCCCAGGAGGCCTTCCCTAAGCTGTGAAGTCTGCCTCTCCGGTCCCGGGTCCTCACGTACTCCCTGCCCACTGCCTCTATTTGCCCTGCCCTGAGGTCCCTGGGCCATGCTTGTCCCCAGCTGCCAGCCCAGTGCCAGGCTAGAGCTGGCCTCAGCTTGCCACAGGGGTGTGGGCTGGGAGACGTGGGCCCTGCATGCTCTGTGGCGCCGGCAGAGCGCTCCCTCCCAGCTAGTCCCCCCCAGGGCCGTGGCACCACACTCCCCGCCAGGGGGTCTGGaccgctgctgcctcctggcacaCAGGAGCTTCGCCTCACCCCACGCAATGGCCAGACACTGGCCGGGGACTGCGTCCACGGGGCCTGGCTGACCAGCCTCTCTGGAGGCAGACGCGGGGGGCTGTGCCACGTGGGGCACTGTGTGGGCAGGTCGGGGCCAACTGCTGCTGCTCTTTCTCCAGTTCTTCAAGAAATACCTGAGCCCCGACGAGAGAGCAGATGTGCTCCTAGTGGCCATGGAGACCGTGGCGAGCTCCCACATCCCTGACGTCTGTGCCGCGGCCCGGATGTTGAAGATGATCCTGAAGTACCCGCTTCCAGAGATGGGAAAGGTAGCCCGGGGCTCTGGCCGGgcgtcccccccccccagtccctcAGTGCAGGCAGagagggccggggaggggggcagtTTGCGGCTATGGGgcccgcctcctccaggaagggaGAAGGGTTGAGTCCCAGTCGGGGCAGGAAAACCCCCCGGGGACCCTGGGACCCGGAGGACCTGTCACCCTCCTGCCTCCAGACAGCACCTGGGCTCGCTTTGCAGGTGCCTCCTTTGCGTGGTCAAGGGCAAGGCTGTGTGTCCCGAGGGCTCTAAGACGTCCACAGAAAACGCATGTGAAGAAAAATGATACTTGGATTTCAACATTATTTTGCTACAaagtagactttttaaaaaaatttattttatttatttgaaagagttatagagagaggtggagatacacagagaggtcttccatccgctggttcactccccagatggctgcaatggcgggagctccactgatccgaagccaggagccaggagcttcttccaggtctcccacgagggtgcaggggcccaaggacttgggccatcttctactgctttcccagccatagcagagagctggatcagaagtggagcagccgggcttcgaaccggcgcccatatgggatgctagtactgcaggtagcggctttacccactacgccacagtgccggcccctgtccttgtttttataaaacaagtttttatttatttgagagggagacagagagagagagagagagagagagatcttacatccataTGCTGGTTCGCCAGGTCACCCCCCTCAGCTGTGTTCTCCTGTCACCCTTCCCTGCGTGTGTGGCCTGAGcaggctgaaggcagcagccGTCACTTCTCCATGTGCCTGTGGTGCATGGTCCCCACTCAGGTGGCTGCCTGGCTGCGGGACCCTGGCCCGCTGGGGTCGGGCGCCCGGGAAGAAGCCGCTTGTCCCGCATTGCAGGTGCCGGAGATCATCCAGTACATTTACTACCACATGAGCAGCATCACCGAGGGCAGCGCGCACAAGATGGTCAGGAAgatcctgcacctgctggcccagGCCTACACGGATGACGTCATCCTGACGCTCTTCAAGATCGAGGACCAGTCTCAGAAGTGGGTGGTGCCCCCCAGCCTCAGAAGGCCCCGCAGCCCttctgtttgcctttttttttttttttttaagatttatttgagaggtagggttgcagagagagagggtgagacagacaggtcttccatctgctggttcactcctcaaatggccgtaatggccagggctgggccaggcagaagccaggagccaggagcatcttccaggtctcccatgtgggtgcaagggcccaagcacttggttcttctactgcttttccaggtgtgttagcagggagctggactgcaagtggatcagctgggacttgaaccggcacctgtatgggatgctgcaggctgtggctttatccactgcaccacagtgcattTTTTTGGGATGGTGTTGCATTTCGGGACAAGTCTGAGGGAACTGACATCTTCACGACTTGGGGTCCCTGGTGCAGGGAGTGGCACGTGCTGTCATTTACATAGCTTCTCTTTGATTTCTGTCACCTCTCTTGTACTGTTTTTCAGATTTACGTCTTGCAAGTATTTGGTTATTTTTGTTAGTTTCACACTTACGTGTTTTTGTGTAATTGTCAACAGTAGTTCAACATTCTCTAAAAACTCCACAGGCGTGACCAGCGCATGGCGGTAACACTGACTTTTGTCTGTTGACGTTGCAGTCTGGCTAAGGGCAGTTCTTCCAGCTCTTCTGTCGATTAGTTGTGTCGTCGGCAGACAGAGACGGCGCTTTGTGCCTTCCTCCCGGTCTGGGGTAACGCTCCCAGTAAGAGTAGTCACAGAGGACGTTTTTGCTTTGTTCTCAACCTCTGAGGAAAAACTTTCCGTCTTTTTCCATCAATTGTGTTGCTAAcgtgtaaggttttttttttttttcttttaaacatcctTTGTTGGTGGCAAGAGTtctgttctatttctagtttgttgAATGTGTTCACCACTCACGGAGACTGAACATTTAGACAAATGTCTTCACTTCATCCTTTGGAATACTTGCGTGATTTTTCGTTTGTGGTCTGTTAATATGAGGAGttaattgtggccggcgccacagctcactaggctaatcctccgccttgcggcgccggcacaccgggttctagtcccggtcggggcaccgatcctgtcccggttgcccctcttccaggccagctctctgctatggcccgggaaggcagtggaggatggcccaagtccttgggccctgcaccccatgggagaccaggataagcacctggctcctggcttcagatcagcacggtgcaccggctgcagcggcctcTTAGGGGGgtaaaacaacagaaggaagagctttctctctgtctcgctcactttctaaccctgcctgtcaaaaaaaaacagaggagttGTTTGTGGAATCAGTGTTGCATTTGTGGGGCAGACCCCATTTGTTTGTGATGCATTGTCTTTGAAAGATGCCGCTGGcttcaattttctattttttttttttaaagatttatttatttatttgaaaggcagagttaaacagagagagaagaggcagagagagtgagagagagaggtcttccatccactgattcactccccaactggctgcaatggctagagctgcactgatccaaagccaggagccaggagcttcttccaagtctcccacatgggtgcaggtcccaaggacctaggacatcttctactgctatcccaggccacagcagagagctggattggaaatggagtagccaggacttgaaccagcgcccatatgggatgccagcactgcaggcggtggctttgcctgcttcaccatagcgccggccccgaaaTAAGCATTTTAATGCTATGAATTCTCCTAGAAGCATCCTccaataaattttgatatgttgtattttttttaaagatttatttatttatttgaaaggcagagatacagagagagagggggtggagagagagagcaagggggggggtcttccatctatgggttcactccctaaatgaccacaatggatagggctgggctgggctaaagccaggagccaggagcttcttccacggcTCTCACGTggaaccaaggacttgaaccaccgtctgctgttttcccagacacattagcagggaggaagatgggaagtggagcagcggggacttacactggcgcccatatgggagccagcgctgcaggtggaggcttaaacctacaacaccacagcgccaccccgctatgttctgtttatattttcacttcgttaaaattttttttctaatttcctttgagACCAGGAATTATTTAGAagtgtttaatttccaaatagtGGGGACTTCCCATATGTTTTTCTGCTCTGATTTCTAATTTAAGTCCGTTTTAGCCAGATTACATAGTTTACGTGACTTCTACTCTTTCAAATGTGCGGAGGTTTATTTTGCAGCCAGAGTGTTGTATGTCGTGGTGACCGCTCCCTGCGCGCCCCGCTGCGGTGGGTCGGAGCGCTCGCTAAATGAGCCAGAGATGGGCGACGGTGCTGTCCAAGGCGTCCCTGTCTTGCCGAGTTGCTGTCGGCACCGCTCCCTGAAGTCCACGGTTTTGTGATTTTTCTGTTGATTCCCTCTGGTTTCACAGCCTTTGTAACGGTTGGACCTTTCTGGGTATTCTGTTTTAACTTGTCCACTGCGTTTGGACACTGCATTAGGCCGGGCAGGGGAGCCTCGCATGCCGTGTGCCGGGCGCGGCGTGGGCTCCTGCGGGGTGACCGCCGCCCGGGTCTCTGACCCTGCAGAGGCGTCCGCAAGCCCTGGGAGATCCTGGCGTCCTTCCCCAAAGGCTACGAGATGATCATGGAGCACTTGCTGCTGAGACTGGCTCCGCACCGGAAGGCCAAGGGCCGGGAGCCCGGGCCCCGCACCGTCATCTCCCCGCTGATCGtatggaggggcaggggctggcgagGGCCGCTGGAGCTCGGTGGCCGCGGAGCCGGGCTGGGCCTTCTGCGGGGCGGCGGGAGGGattggcccggcccggcccggtcCGGGAGACCGAGAGGGAGCTGGGTGCAAATCCTCCCCGGGGCTGAGCTTAGGAAAGAGCAAAGCCCACCCTCCCCTGGCTCTCAGGCCGAGTGATCCCTGCTTGTCTGAGGCGCGTGGGTGTGGGCGGGGGCGTCGCGGGCCGGGGTGGCAATGCCGCTCCTCCCGGCCCGCAGGCCACCAGGGCCATCCACGAGCTGCTGCTGGAGCCCAGCCGGCGCATGGAGGTGCAGGCCCTCTTCTCCTCACTGTTCACGGCCCTGCTGTCCCAGATCTCCTGTCTCGTGCTGGAAGGCTGTGCCGAGACCATGCAGGACCAGCAGCACGTGACCGAATGGGTGGATCCCTTGAGGTACCCGAGCCGCCCAGCCTGCGTGCCAGGGCCCTGGCATCCTCACACCATCGCCTGACTTGCGGGCCCCAGCACCCCTCCCgtgtcctcctccaggaagccttcctgggcTTCGTGGGACTCTTCCTTTACATCCGGGGATCAAGGCTGGCACTGAGATCCTGTGCCCAAGTGCCATCAGCCCAATGAGTGAGACAGACCCGAACCCCCTTCCCCGCCCTTTGGTTGGCTCCTCAGTCACCTCCGGGATGCCCCATCCTGGCCTCATTTGTAAAACAGCAGCCGGGGCCCCTGAGGGCTGTCCCCCGATTCTCAGCGTGTTCCGGTGCCGGGCAGgtggccagggaggaggaggagtccagGGAGCGGCCACTTCCTGTctgccctctcctcttctcccagcTCCACCGTGGAGGCCTTGAAGACCCTGATGCGGTGCTCGGGCTACGCGGACCACGTGTCTTACGTCCGGAAACTGGGGGGCTGGGAGCTGCTCGTCAACCCCGAAAGACACTACGATGGAGTGGCTGTGCTGGCCAGGTGAGcggcccctgggccctggctggggccCCCGCCGTCCCCCGGGCCGTCCGCTACAGCCAGGGCTcatcctgtgcacctgctgtctgcGGCAGGTCCCTGGTCGCCATGGACTGTTGGCACAACTGCCCCCTCTTCAGCCACATCATCAGGCTCCTCCAGGAGCCGGACTGCGTCAGTCACCTCACGGCCCTGGTGTTCCTGACCGAGGTGACCAACcccggcggggcggggagggccgCGGGCGGGGACTCCGCCCAGGAGGGTCTCTGGGGAGAAGCAGCTGCTCATGGGAGGGCTGGGGACCCCACCAAAAGCCCTTTCTTAGGTGCTCATGGGTCATGGCCATGTGacgctgctgtttttttttttttttttttttaagatttatttaattatttgaaggcagagttacagagagatcttccatctgctggctcactccccaagtattCAGGGCTGggcgagaccaaagccaggagcttcatcttggtctcccacatgggtgcaggactcaagcacttgggccatcttctgctgcttttcccaggctgttagcagggagttggctgggaagtggagcagccgggactcgaaccggcgcccctacGGGATGGTTTTACCCGctgcccacagcgccagcccctgcctccgcCCTGACTTCTGCAGCGGGTCAGCCCTGTCCTGCAGCCCCTCAGCCTGTTCACAGTGGCCTCTGCTCGGCGCTTCTGACGGGCTCGAGCGAAGTCGGCAAATGTGCGGAAACTCCAGAAAGCAAGGAAGAGCTTATCAAAAATGGCAGCGCCACTGCTGGTCGCGATTCCCCGCGGGAATCACTGGCTTTTGCTGATGGGGAGgggagtgagtgtgtgagagtgagtgtgtgagagtgagtgtgtgagagtgagtatgtgtgtgtgagagagtgtgtgtgagagagtgtgtgtaggtgtgtgggtgtgtgagtgtgtgagtgtgtgcatgagtgtattgagtatgtgtgaatgtgagtgtgtgtgtgtgaatgtgtgtgagtgtgcatgtgagtgtgtgtgagtgtgtccttTAAAAGGGTCATGGAAAACAGGATtcaatgagtttattttggagcaaaagttttttgaaatccattcacgTGCAGTGTGTCACATAAAAACCACACGTGGATTTCAAAACGCTGGCGCCGAAACACACTTGACTCTTCACTGGATTTTCCGCAAAGGTTCTGAAGCGCCCTCGTCACACAGTAGGGatcattttctatgaatattccGTGTCCTGCGTCTTCAAGCATCTTCCTACGTCGCTGCCTGCTCTTTGCAATtctaacttctatttttttttttaagatttatttatttacttgaaagtcagagttacacagcgagaggagaggcagagagagagggagagagagagagagagagagagagatcttccattcgctggttcactccccagatggccgcaacggccggagctgagccggcccaaagccaggagcaggaagcttcttccaggtcacccactcgggtgcaggggcccaaggacttgggccatcctctactgctctcccaggccatagcagagagctggatcggaagtggtacagccgggactcgaaccagtgcccacatgggatgctggcactgcaggtggcggctttaacccactgcaccacagcgccggccccttcaatTCTAACTTCTAATATTGAGGTGCTATCTCCCCTCAGACTTTTGCTGTAACTGATTGCCCGTGGTTCCCGATTTCACACTACAATAAATTCTGTAAGCAACATCTCTGTGAAGTCTCCACTCATCTTCCAGATGATTCCCACGAACCCTGGCTATAACACATGAAAGCATTGATGGAGGAAGTCTGAACGACTacccccagttcgagtcccggctgctctacttccgacccagctccctgctaatgctcctgggaaagcagcggaagacggcccaagggcttgggtccctgcacccacatgggagacccggatggagttccaggctcctgggttccgcctgacccagccccagccattgtggccacctggggggcgaaccagcagatggaagattctgtctctgcctctctctcaactctgcctctcagataaacacatctttaaagaaaaaaatgcttggaGCAGACATGCAGAGTGAGGGAGCGATGTCTGGAACCTTCGGGTGTGAATTTGCCCTTGACCTGAGCGCCAGCCTCCTCTCCCACTCTTCCCAGCCTGTGGGAGCCTCCTTGGCTAACGAGGAGGCCGAGGTGTCTGGATTCCAAGCCCGAGAGggtggccccggccccgcccacccttCAGTCCTCCGTCTCCTTCCAGCTGCTGCAGTGCCCCGAGGTGGCGGCCACCGTGGACGACATCACCACCCACGTGCTGGCTACCTGGTTCAAGAGCGAGGAGCCCGCCACGCTGAAGGTGTTGCTGCACGTGGCAGAGGTCTTCGCACAGCACCCGACCACGGTGAGATGGCTTGTGGGGGGGGGTGCTCCCGGGAGGCGTGGTcagtggggggggggcggaggtgggatgggagagagaaaacCTCAGGGGTTGAGGACGGGGCTTGGGGCTTGCCCAGTACGGGGCCCTGAGGAAGTCTCCTCTGGGGGGCTTCAAACAGCCGGCCAAGCCCATCCCAGGACCCCCGACGTGGCGTCCGGGTCTCGGGGAGATGGGCGTTGGGGAGGAgacgggcagggctgggaggggccccgGTGACCGAGCCGCTGCCCCCACAGGAGCGGAGGCTGCGCATCCTGCAGCCCCACGTGCTCAACTGCTGCTACTCCTCCGACGGGGACGTCGTCATGGAGACGCTGCTGGTGCTGAGACGGCTGCTGCAGCACCTGAGCTGGGCCGCCTCCTCCGCCTTCCTCATCCAGCTCTCCTTCACGCTGGCGCCCTTCTTCGAGGAGGTGAGCCCCCCGCGGCGGGAGGGGCCGAGCaggggagatggagcgggagGAGAGGTCGGCGGGACCACCGCGGGGGCGTCAGAGGCTCAggtccaggcagcctggagcAGAGCACCCCCAGGGCGGGGCGCAGGTGCACAGAGGGGGCTTTTCACCCAGGAGCTGGAGCACCTGCGCTTGGCAGCCTTCGAGATCTACGGAAGCCTGCTGGCCAAGGTCAAGCGCAGGACCCTCGTCTTCCCCTTGAGGCACCAGGTCCTCAACTTGGTCGTCCCGCTGGTGCTGCACCTGAGAGATGTGAACATCAACGTGGCTCAGGTGAGCGGCCGGGCCTGGAGCCCGGGCCTGGGTCCCCGGCTGTCGCTGGAGGTGCCTTGTGTAGTCGGCAGGGCTGAGGCCCATGGGTGATGCTGACCTTGGCCTCTGACCTTGGCGAGTCTCAGGAGGTGCGGGTGCCGCCACGGGCATCCCACCAGCTCTGGGTACTGGGCTGGCCAGTGACTCCCGGCCGAATCAAAGGCCCCgggagcccccacccctccccactggCCCAGCGCCAGGTCCTCTCTGTTTCCCTGCCCTGGGAAAACTGGGGCACTGGAGGACGCGGTCTGTACCAGGGCTCCCCTGCTGCCACCCCCATGCCACCGAGCAGGCAACGGTGCCACACGCAGGTGCCTCTGCCGTGGCCGCCACCTGAGCCATTGGACAGGGTTATGGCCCCTGTGGGGTGCAGTCCCACCCAGGGACTCGGCCGTGACGTTCCTGACGGCCAGCCCCGATTCAGCATAGTGACCCCCTAGTTGGGGCAGGAAGATGTTGGGGAGACCTGTACCCCTGGGATGGGTCTTGGTGCAGGATCGCAGCAACCAGCCCCCCAGCAAGCCTCCCACCGACCTCCTTGTCTCCCCAGGTCTGCCGGCTCGCCCTGAACCACACGGCTGCTTTGCTGGGCTGGTCAAGGCTCAAAGTGCTGGTGGCCGAGGAGGACGAGTTTACGGTCCTCAGAGCTCTGGTGAGTGCccctgggtgggggcagaggtGCCCTGCTCCCGGGGCGGGAGGACTTTATGGCAGTCATGGTGGCCAGCGACAGTTCCAAGGCGCTCGCTGATCATCCACTTCGTCCTTGGCCCTGGCCATCATCCCCGCCCGCCCAGTGTGTGCCAGGCGCACAAGGAGAAAGCTGCAGGGAAAATAGGGTGCTTAGTGCAGTCTGGGCGTTgaaggagggcttcctgggggaggagcAGACGGCAAAGGGAAGGGATGGGGCGTGCAGGGCTGTGGGGGGAGCCCCAAGGGCCTTGGGACCAGGGGGAGGCGCAGGAGACTCAAAGGCCTGCAAGGCCCTGCAGGAAGCGCGAGGCAGGGAAGCAGACTGGCAGCCCACGGGGAACCAAAGGCCCCGGGGCCAGCTCAGGCCGTGGCGTCATCACAGGCGCCCAGGTTGGAGCCGGGCGAGGTCCCACAGTAGCTGCCACCCACCTGCACGTAATCCCAAAATGCATAGGATGCTCTCACCCTGCACGCAGCACGCTCCAGCACGCAACGTAGGAGACCGTGCGTGTGAGTGCTCGGCCCTGAGCGACGTAGCACAGTGGTCacatccccctcctccccacaacacacacagcaTCGCCGGGACCGGATCTGCTACTGATGCAGAAACCTACAGGTGCGGTCGCCCGGGGACCCAAACCCTGCAGGAGGTGCTGCCCTTGGCTGTgacttccaaagccaggagtactCTCTGGCGCTCCACTGAACAAAAAGAAGCCTTGTctctgattcatgtcccaggCGCGTTTCTGGAAAAATCCAGCACGCACTCGAGCTGGGAGAAAGCACTCTTAGAGAAGACACAGTCGCAGTCCAGGCACCAGCTTCATGCGGGGTTTAGATTGGCATGGACAGGCACTGGGACATTGCAAAGGGGCATCCCCTCTCTGATCACTGGGACGACGGAAGACACTGCCGGGTGCGCAGCTCTCTCTGGGGACAGGGCGGCCCCCGCCGAGAACGGGGAGGGGCAGGGTCAGACTGCTCGCAGAGGCAGGAGGTCCCGATCTGAGGTGACATTCCCCAGGTTTCTGTTGGCAGTAATTTGCAGTGTTCAACTTTGTGCAGCCCACACGGGGGAGCCTGAGGCCGGTCCAGTACACCGTCTCGACAGGAGTAAGCAGAGACCGGCCACTCAGGGCCGTGGGGGCCTGGGCGCGGCCAGGAGCAAGACCAGGGGGAGAGGCGGTGTGGAGAGAAGATGGGGCTGGGCTTTGTGCGTGTTGAGTTTGTCCAGTCTGTGAGGCCTCCCTCCACATGGCTCAGTTTCCTGGGAGGTAGGATATGTGTCATGGCAGCCCGGGGGCATGGCTGTGCTGTGGGGGTGGCCACGTGGCCGCTGCAGAAATGGAGGAGTCGACCTCGGGACCCCGGGAAGCACCATCTCCAAGGGTCCCACAGAGGAGGCTGG encodes:
- the LOC133773372 gene encoding maestro heat-like repeat-containing protein family member 7, which produces MCPAESAGPGLPQLLCARFEDSLESSPWPPPAHTLDSAISPVSGESPPGVEKMHGQEAPAPTCPCGTRQAARAISPQRVTFEPCPPHVSSEPDLTGLRQSERDAYESIMEFLEQERMSEFSKLSFLRAVETLSGVVRTQPDGNMNDYCPKNVLAKKVKMLILEESFEVLDSNVRQQAMLCIVALSQVNPPFHLSQKLDLVNAGVASVFSLPLIMPSLDRKDSASLYLQTVQALDDMLHALVMDDLNPDMRILQHFLEVLLPWVTLSDKVHEQTRALGAMSRLLRFICNFPELSHMAEFSMSGTLMGILGLFCLHANHDVSMGASEALHYLFKILVLQRSVKQKTEGTLKDLQKHFRGKWLANMQTLTWFFKKYLSPDERADVLLVAMETVASSHIPDVCAAARMLKMILKYPLPEMGKVPEIIQYIYYHMSSITEGSAHKMVRKILHLLAQAYTDDVILTLFKIEDQSQKGVRKPWEILASFPKGYEMIMEHLLLRLAPHRKAKGREPGPRTVISPLIATRAIHELLLEPSRRMEVQALFSSLFTALLSQISCLVLEGCAETMQDQQHVTEWVDPLSSTVEALKTLMRCSGYADHVSYVRKLGGWELLVNPERHYDGVAVLARSLVAMDCWHNCPLFSHIIRLLQEPDCVSHLTALVFLTELLQCPEVAATVDDITTHVLATWFKSEEPATLKVLLHVAEVFAQHPTTERRLRILQPHVLNCCYSSDGDVVMETLLVLRRLLQHLSWAASSAFLIQLSFTLAPFFEEELEHLRLAAFEIYGSLLAKVKRRTLVFPLRHQVLNLVVPLVLHLRDVNINVAQVCRLALNHTAALLGWSRLKVLVAEEDEFTVLRALLQQQASKAPWFLRQSVALFKSPQAPIRQAAVWFAGQIIQTLDLEEEEGVEEAYTALRSMRKDPDPTVSCLTMQTLYVLETHRQQALAKASTTCFCRRQESRGQGKRLRLKPP